One Caulobacter segnis genomic window carries:
- a CDS encoding MFS transporter — protein sequence MDDAKARLERASPIWVVLAVCLLAAMLEGFDIQSMGVAAPRMVPALGLSPGQAGWAFSASLIGLMIGASAGGVVADRIGRRPVLVASVVAFGLFSLATPLAASFAALMAARILTGLGLGGAMPMLIALASEQAPPARKATLVAVVTAGLPLGGAAAGFLARSPLAEDWRMIFVVGGVAPLLVAPLLYRTLPLGRPEAIDRQGRSALAALFAPGRLTMTLSLWLGCALAALTLHLLLNWLPTLLVARGLPRSAAFGAAALFNLGGAAGGVALGLLADRFGPRWPMIGAFAGLALALLGLAGAGDGGAIAGLAFVAGFLLMGGQFTLYGLAPRLYADAVRGTGVGAAIAASRLGSIFGPLAAAQLIGGGAAGGAVVGALVPVALATGLAAAVLAWRRAP from the coding sequence ATGGACGACGCCAAGGCCAGGCTCGAGAGGGCGTCGCCGATCTGGGTCGTGCTGGCCGTCTGCCTGCTGGCGGCGATGCTGGAGGGGTTCGACATCCAGTCGATGGGCGTGGCCGCGCCGCGCATGGTCCCGGCCCTAGGCCTTTCGCCCGGCCAGGCGGGCTGGGCGTTCAGCGCCAGCCTGATCGGCCTGATGATCGGGGCCTCGGCTGGCGGGGTGGTCGCCGATCGGATCGGGCGGCGGCCGGTGCTGGTCGCCTCGGTCGTCGCGTTCGGCCTCTTCTCGCTGGCCACGCCCCTGGCCGCGAGCTTCGCGGCCCTGATGGCGGCGCGGATACTGACCGGCCTTGGCCTGGGCGGGGCCATGCCGATGCTGATCGCCCTGGCCTCGGAGCAGGCCCCTCCCGCGCGCAAGGCGACCCTGGTGGCGGTGGTCACGGCGGGCCTGCCGCTGGGCGGGGCGGCCGCCGGCTTCCTGGCGCGCTCGCCCTTGGCTGAGGACTGGCGGATGATCTTCGTGGTCGGCGGCGTCGCCCCCCTGCTGGTCGCGCCGCTTCTGTACCGGACCCTGCCGCTGGGCCGGCCCGAGGCGATCGACCGGCAGGGGCGATCGGCCCTGGCGGCCCTGTTCGCGCCCGGTCGCCTGACCATGACCCTCAGCCTGTGGCTGGGCTGCGCCCTGGCGGCCTTGACCCTGCACCTGCTGCTGAACTGGCTGCCGACCCTGCTGGTGGCGCGAGGCCTGCCCAGGAGCGCAGCGTTCGGGGCGGCGGCGCTGTTCAACCTGGGCGGGGCGGCCGGCGGCGTCGCCCTGGGCCTGCTGGCCGACCGGTTCGGGCCGCGCTGGCCGATGATCGGCGCCTTCGCCGGCCTGGCCCTGGCGCTGCTGGGCCTGGCGGGAGCGGGCGACGGCGGCGCGATCGCCGGCCTCGCCTTCGTCGCCGGCTTCCTGCTGATGGGCGGCCAATTCACCCTGTACGGCCTGGCGCCCCGGCTCTATGCCGACGCCGTGCGCGGGACGGGCGTCGGCGCGGCCATCGCCGCCAGCCGCCTGGGCTCGATCTTCGGCCCCTTGGCCGCCGCCCAGCTGATCGGCGGCGGCGCGGCCGGCGGCGCGGTGGTCGGGGCCCTGGTCCCGGTCGCGTTGGCGACCGGGCTGGCGGCGGCGGTGCTGGCGTGGCGGAGGGCACCCTGA
- a CDS encoding M20 family peptidase, whose product MGVGGKVALTAVGLVLAVTAVVAARTAMFKPPAQVDASSVKLAPARPLDVAKVADHLAQAVRFQTVSHQDRAEDQPAEWDKLHAWLQATYPNAHKAMTREVIADHTLVYTWAGSNPALPPIVLMAHQDVVPVTPGSEGQWTHPPFDGVVADGAVWGRGSIDDKGSLVTLFEALDAVAAGGFKPVRTVIVVSGHDEEVRGVGARAAAALLKSRNIKAQFVLDEGMAVVADHPVTGQPAAIIGTAEKGYATMKVSAPAVGGHSSAPPKDGGGVVALSRAVVAINDHPFPMKFQGPGADMLKAIAPHASPVVKIFAANTWLFSPLLVKVTAKSPAGAAMLHTTIAPTMIKGSPKENVLPQDATAWINYRIAPGDTSTSVMARAKDAVGQLPVQLSWAKTPDEPSAVSSTSSEAWKTLAGLAADESQAPVVPGLVTAGTDSRYMGGVASDVYRFQPLVLKVDETKIIHGTDEHISLDNVERMVRFYQRLVETAASR is encoded by the coding sequence ATGGGTGTCGGGGGAAAGGTCGCGCTGACGGCCGTGGGGCTGGTGCTGGCGGTGACGGCGGTGGTCGCCGCGCGCACGGCGATGTTCAAGCCGCCGGCCCAGGTCGACGCGTCCTCGGTGAAGCTCGCCCCCGCCCGTCCGCTGGACGTCGCCAAGGTCGCCGATCACCTGGCGCAGGCCGTCCGCTTCCAGACCGTCAGCCACCAGGACCGGGCCGAGGACCAGCCGGCCGAGTGGGACAAGCTGCACGCCTGGCTGCAGGCGACCTATCCGAACGCCCACAAGGCCATGACCCGCGAGGTGATCGCCGACCACACCCTGGTCTACACCTGGGCCGGCAGCAACCCCGCCCTGCCCCCGATCGTGCTGATGGCCCACCAGGACGTGGTGCCGGTGACGCCGGGCAGCGAGGGCCAGTGGACCCATCCGCCGTTCGACGGCGTCGTGGCTGACGGGGCGGTGTGGGGCCGAGGCTCGATCGACGACAAGGGCTCGCTGGTCACGCTGTTCGAGGCCCTGGACGCGGTGGCCGCCGGCGGCTTCAAGCCCGTACGGACGGTGATCGTGGTCAGCGGCCACGACGAGGAGGTGCGCGGCGTCGGGGCCCGCGCCGCCGCCGCCCTGCTGAAGTCGCGTAACATCAAGGCCCAGTTCGTGCTGGACGAGGGCATGGCCGTGGTCGCCGACCACCCGGTCACCGGCCAGCCCGCCGCCATCATCGGCACGGCCGAGAAGGGCTATGCGACGATGAAGGTCTCGGCCCCGGCGGTCGGCGGCCACTCGTCGGCCCCGCCCAAGGACGGCGGCGGCGTGGTCGCCCTGTCGCGCGCCGTGGTGGCGATCAACGACCACCCGTTCCCGATGAAGTTCCAGGGCCCCGGCGCCGACATGCTGAAGGCCATCGCCCCGCACGCCTCGCCGGTGGTCAAGATCTTCGCGGCCAACACCTGGCTGTTCTCGCCGCTCTTGGTGAAGGTCACCGCCAAGTCCCCGGCCGGGGCCGCGATGCTGCACACCACGATCGCCCCGACCATGATCAAGGGCTCGCCCAAGGAGAACGTCCTGCCGCAGGACGCCACGGCCTGGATCAACTACCGCATCGCGCCCGGCGACACCTCGACCAGCGTGATGGCGCGCGCCAAGGACGCGGTCGGCCAGCTGCCGGTCCAGCTGTCCTGGGCCAAGACGCCCGACGAGCCCTCGGCCGTGTCCTCAACCAGCTCGGAGGCCTGGAAGACCCTGGCGGGCCTGGCCGCCGACGAGAGCCAGGCGCCGGTCGTGCCGGGCCTGGTCACGGCCGGCACTGACAGCCGCTACATGGGCGGGGTGGCCAGCGACGTCTATCGCTTCCAGCCGCTGGTGCTGAAGGTCGACGAGACCAAGATCATCCACGGCACCGACGAGCACATCAGCCTGGACAATGTCGAGAGAATGGTGCGCTTCTATCAGCGTCTGGTGGAGACCGCCGCGTCGCGGTGA
- the ccrA gene encoding crotonyl-CoA carboxylase/reductase: MTTQTLAKTELKDLYEIGEIPPAFHVPKNMYAWSIRKERHGKPSTAMQVEVVPTWEIGEDEVLVLVMAAGVNYNGVWAALGEPISPLDGHKQPYHIAGSDASGIVWKVGSKVKRWKLGDEVVIHCNQDDGDDEECNGGDPMFSSSQRIWGYETPDGSFAQFCRVQSRQLLPRPKHLTWEEAACYTLTLATAYRMLFGHKPHELKPGQNVLVWGASGGLGVFAVQLAAVAGANAIGVVSDDDKREFVLSMGAKAVLNRKEFNCWGQLPKVNGPEFNDYMKESRKFGKAIWQITGNRDVDLVFEHPGESTFPVSVFVVKRGGMVAICAGTSGFNLTMDARFLWMRQKRVQGSHFANLMQASAANQLVIDRRVDPCLSEVFPWKDIPAAHEKMLANQHLPGNMAVLVCAQRPGLRTFEEVQELSAAR; this comes from the coding sequence ATGACAACGCAGACGCTTGCAAAGACCGAGCTGAAGGACCTCTACGAGATCGGAGAGATCCCGCCGGCCTTCCACGTGCCGAAAAACATGTACGCCTGGAGCATCCGAAAGGAGCGCCACGGCAAGCCGTCGACCGCCATGCAGGTCGAGGTGGTCCCGACCTGGGAGATCGGCGAGGACGAGGTGCTCGTGCTCGTGATGGCCGCCGGGGTCAACTACAACGGCGTCTGGGCCGCCCTGGGCGAGCCGATCAGCCCGCTGGACGGCCACAAGCAGCCCTATCACATAGCCGGATCCGACGCCTCGGGCATCGTCTGGAAGGTCGGGTCCAAGGTGAAGCGGTGGAAGCTGGGCGACGAGGTCGTCATCCACTGCAATCAGGACGACGGCGACGACGAGGAGTGCAACGGCGGCGACCCGATGTTCTCGTCCAGCCAGCGGATCTGGGGCTATGAGACGCCCGACGGCAGCTTCGCCCAGTTCTGCCGGGTGCAATCGCGCCAGCTGTTGCCGCGCCCCAAGCATCTGACCTGGGAAGAGGCCGCCTGCTACACCCTGACCCTGGCCACCGCCTACCGCATGCTGTTCGGCCACAAGCCGCATGAGCTGAAGCCCGGCCAGAACGTCCTGGTCTGGGGCGCGTCGGGCGGGCTGGGCGTCTTCGCCGTGCAGCTGGCCGCCGTGGCCGGGGCCAACGCCATCGGCGTGGTCAGCGACGACGACAAGCGCGAGTTCGTGCTGTCGATGGGCGCCAAGGCCGTGCTGAACCGCAAGGAGTTCAACTGCTGGGGCCAGCTGCCCAAGGTCAACGGCCCCGAGTTCAACGACTACATGAAGGAAAGCCGCAAGTTCGGTAAGGCGATCTGGCAGATCACCGGCAACCGCGACGTGGATCTCGTCTTCGAGCACCCGGGCGAGTCGACCTTCCCGGTCTCGGTGTTCGTGGTCAAGCGCGGCGGCATGGTCGCCATCTGCGCCGGCACCTCGGGCTTCAACCTGACCATGGACGCCCGCTTCCTGTGGATGCGCCAGAAGCGCGTGCAGGGCAGCCACTTCGCCAACCTGATGCAGGCTTCGGCGGCCAACCAGCTGGTCATCGACCGCCGCGTCGACCCGTGCCTGTCGGAGGTCTTCCCCTGGAAGGACATCCCCGCCGCCCACGAGAAGATGCTGGCCAACCAGCACCTGCCGGGGAACATGGCCGTCCTGGTCTGCGCCCAGCGCCCGGGCCTGCGGACGTTCGAGGAAGTGCAGGAGTTGAGCGCGGCGCGGTAG
- the spt gene encoding serine palmitoyltransferase, which produces MGLFSSHSALAARYEAAQASGQMPTGVVMDRLLSASEAIINGRRTVTVGTHNYLGLAFDEACIEAAVAAVRREGTGTCGSRIANGSFADHVALEQELAAFHGMRHAMTFSTGYQANLGVISSLVGAGDFLLLDADSHASIYDACKQTQASAIRFKHNDPANLDARLRRLADEPGDKLVVVEGIYSMLGDMAPLKAIVEVCRRHGAYLLVDEAHSMGVLGARGAGLAEQEGVLDQVDFIVGTFSKSLGAVGGYCVSNHARFDLLRLACRPYMFTASLPPATAASVRTALKAVAERPELRERLWRNVHRLYAALDDAGFQLGPTPSPIVAVCLDAEATTLAMWRALLDAGYYVNVGLPPATPSGESLLRCAISAAHSDEQIDGLAERLIRLGREFGVLSAPRRVLTAR; this is translated from the coding sequence TTGGGTCTGTTCAGCTCGCACTCCGCCCTGGCGGCTCGCTACGAAGCCGCCCAAGCCTCGGGCCAGATGCCCACCGGCGTGGTCATGGACCGGCTGCTGTCGGCGAGCGAGGCGATCATCAACGGCCGCCGCACCGTCACCGTCGGCACCCACAACTATCTGGGCCTGGCCTTCGACGAGGCCTGCATCGAGGCGGCGGTCGCGGCGGTGCGGCGCGAGGGCACCGGCACCTGCGGCTCGCGGATCGCCAACGGCTCGTTCGCCGACCATGTCGCGCTGGAGCAGGAGTTGGCCGCCTTCCACGGCATGCGCCACGCCATGACCTTTTCGACGGGCTACCAGGCCAATCTGGGGGTGATCTCGTCGCTGGTCGGGGCTGGCGACTTCCTGCTGCTGGACGCCGACAGCCACGCCTCGATCTACGACGCCTGCAAGCAGACCCAGGCCAGCGCGATCCGCTTCAAGCACAACGACCCCGCCAACCTGGACGCGCGCCTGCGGCGGCTGGCCGACGAGCCTGGCGACAAGCTGGTGGTGGTCGAGGGCATCTATTCGATGCTGGGCGACATGGCCCCGCTGAAGGCGATCGTCGAGGTCTGCCGCCGCCACGGCGCCTACCTGCTGGTGGACGAGGCCCACTCGATGGGCGTGCTGGGCGCGCGCGGCGCGGGCCTGGCCGAGCAGGAGGGCGTGCTGGACCAGGTCGACTTCATCGTCGGTACCTTCTCCAAGAGCCTGGGCGCGGTCGGCGGCTATTGCGTCTCCAACCACGCGCGGTTCGACCTGCTGCGCCTGGCCTGCCGGCCCTACATGTTCACCGCCTCGCTGCCGCCGGCGACGGCGGCCTCGGTGCGGACGGCCCTCAAGGCGGTGGCCGAGCGGCCGGAACTGCGCGAGCGGCTGTGGCGCAACGTCCATCGCCTGTACGCCGCCCTGGACGACGCCGGCTTCCAGCTGGGCCCGACGCCCAGCCCGATCGTGGCGGTCTGCCTCGACGCCGAGGCCACGACCCTGGCGATGTGGCGCGCCCTGCTGGACGCCGGTTACTACGTCAATGTCGGCCTGCCGCCGGCCACCCCCTCGGGCGAGAGCCTGCTGCGCTGCGCCATCTCGGCGGCCCATTCCGACGAACAGATCGACGGCCTGGCCGAGCGGCTGATCCGCCTGGGGCGCGAGTTCGGCGTCCTGTCGGCCCCGCGACGCGTGCTCACGGCCCGCTAG
- a CDS encoding TetR/AcrR family transcriptional regulator, protein MTGSLRERGKARRYAEIVAAAAGLWREHGFENVSLSQIAAAAQVAPQTIYNLIGGLDAVGLAVINVAMDRVEAALADTAATGVALALEAARVSAQLYIDDARLYRQVLVRIPRVLFDGTHIGRDAADPAVRAMLQAQAAGEIAPEVDADRLGRVIYSNYLGAIYDWACGDSTDAEFLETSQIGVLAPVVACATDAARPALSARLFALLGAKSDAPCPLTA, encoded by the coding sequence TTGACCGGATCGCTTCGCGAGCGCGGCAAGGCGCGGCGCTACGCCGAGATCGTCGCCGCGGCCGCGGGCCTGTGGCGCGAGCATGGGTTCGAGAACGTCTCGCTGAGCCAGATCGCGGCCGCGGCCCAGGTGGCCCCCCAGACCATCTACAACCTGATCGGCGGCCTGGACGCGGTGGGGCTGGCGGTCATCAACGTGGCGATGGACCGCGTCGAGGCGGCGCTGGCCGACACCGCCGCGACCGGCGTCGCCCTGGCGCTGGAGGCGGCGCGGGTCTCGGCCCAGCTCTATATCGACGACGCGCGCCTCTATCGGCAGGTGCTGGTGCGAATCCCGCGCGTGCTGTTCGACGGCACCCACATCGGGCGCGACGCCGCTGATCCCGCCGTGCGCGCCATGCTGCAGGCCCAGGCGGCGGGCGAGATCGCGCCGGAAGTCGACGCCGACCGGCTGGGGCGGGTGATCTATTCCAACTATCTGGGCGCGATCTACGACTGGGCCTGCGGCGACTCCACCGACGCCGAGTTCTTGGAGACCAGCCAGATCGGCGTCTTGGCCCCGGTGGTCGCCTGCGCCACCGACGCCGCGCGGCCGGCGCTGAGCGCGCGGTTGTTCGCGCTGCTGGGGGCGAAATCCGATGCGCCCTGTCCCCTGACGGCCTAG
- a CDS encoding enoyl-CoA hydratase/isomerase family protein, which yields MIHLSHPEPSIALVEMDAAPANVLAMAQRARLLEAFAAIEADWAVRVVVLTGRNGAFCTGDDLAESLSRDVETQTAAILHFLAMCDTIAAARVPVIAAVDGWCIGGGLELALACDIRLASTRASFACSAVRMGLTASAGRLTRLIGESRAKPHLLTGAPFDAARALADGVVAEVHPAEGLLDAALGMARVIASRAPLAVAATKRVASGASTTAAEIPALAASADHAEARAAFMAKRPAVFEGK from the coding sequence ATGATCCATCTGTCGCATCCCGAACCTTCGATCGCCCTCGTCGAAATGGACGCCGCCCCGGCCAATGTCCTGGCCATGGCCCAGCGGGCCCGACTGCTGGAGGCCTTCGCCGCGATCGAGGCCGACTGGGCCGTCCGGGTCGTGGTCCTTACAGGGCGCAACGGCGCGTTCTGCACCGGCGACGACCTGGCCGAGTCGCTGTCGCGCGATGTCGAGACGCAGACGGCGGCGATCCTGCACTTCCTCGCCATGTGCGACACCATCGCCGCCGCTCGTGTGCCGGTGATCGCGGCGGTGGACGGCTGGTGCATCGGCGGCGGGCTGGAGCTGGCTTTGGCCTGCGACATCCGCCTGGCCAGCACCCGCGCCAGCTTCGCCTGCTCGGCGGTGCGGATGGGCCTGACCGCCTCGGCCGGCCGCCTGACGAGGCTGATCGGCGAAAGCCGCGCCAAGCCCCACCTCCTGACCGGCGCCCCCTTCGACGCCGCCCGGGCCCTGGCGGACGGGGTGGTGGCCGAGGTCCATCCGGCCGAGGGCCTGCTGGACGCGGCGCTGGGGATGGCGAGGGTCATCGCCTCCCGCGCCCCGCTGGCGGTGGCGGCGACCAAGCGCGTGGCCTCGGGGGCGTCGACGACGGCGGCCGAGATCCCCGCCCTGGCCGCCTCAGCCGATCACGCCGAGGCCCGCGCGGCGTTCATGGCCAAGCGGCCGGCGGTGTTCGAAGGCAAGTGA